In Caloranaerobacter sp. TR13, a genomic segment contains:
- the hisH gene encoding imidazole glycerol phosphate synthase subunit HisH, translated as MIAIIDYGVGNLKSVYKALKKLGLEAKITDDIYDINNSKGIILPGVGAFKDAMKNLKEKNLILCLKENINLGKPLLGICLGMQLLFEKSFEDGEWEGLGILSGEVVKFNENLKIPHMGWNRLKINKDNKILKYIKEGDYVYFVHSYYVKTKDDNVICLSDYGKRFPAIVRKENVFGMQFHPEKSGKTGLALLKAFGEMIK; from the coding sequence ATGATTGCTATTATAGATTATGGTGTTGGCAACCTCAAAAGTGTATATAAAGCTTTAAAAAAGCTTGGACTTGAAGCAAAAATTACGGATGATATTTATGATATAAATAATTCGAAGGGAATAATTTTACCTGGAGTAGGAGCATTTAAAGATGCAATGAAAAATCTAAAAGAAAAAAATTTAATTTTGTGTTTGAAAGAAAATATAAATTTAGGAAAGCCATTGCTTGGGATTTGTCTTGGAATGCAACTTTTATTTGAAAAGAGTTTTGAGGATGGGGAATGGGAAGGTTTAGGAATTTTATCCGGTGAAGTTGTAAAATTTAATGAAAACTTGAAAATTCCCCATATGGGATGGAACAGGTTAAAAATAAATAAAGATAACAAGATTTTAAAGTATATTAAGGAAGGAGATTATGTATACTTTGTCCATTCCTATTATGTAAAAACAAAGGATGATAATGTAATATGCCTATCCGATTATGGAAAGAGATTTCCTGCAATTGTTAGAAAGGAAAATGTATTTGGGATGCAATTTCATCCTGAGAAAAGTGGTAAAACAGGATTAGCCTTACTAAAAGCTTTTGGGGAGATGATTAAATGA
- the hisF gene encoding imidazole glycerol phosphate synthase subunit HisF has protein sequence MLTKRIIPCLDVKAGRVVKGTKFKNIRDVDDPVELAKYYNAQGADELVFYDITASYEKRNILLDVVERTAEEVFIPFTVGGGIRTIDDFTALLRAGADKISINSAAVRSPNLIKEAALKFGSQCVVLSIDAKRMDGKERWNVFINGGRLDTGLDAIEWAKLGVRLGAGELVINSIDADGVKRGYDIELIKIISEEVNVPVIASGGAGKKEDFYEVLYKGKADAALAASVFHFKEILIQDLKKYLDKKGIAVRKG, from the coding sequence ATGCTTACAAAAAGAATAATACCATGTCTTGATGTTAAAGCTGGTAGAGTTGTTAAAGGGACTAAGTTTAAAAACATAAGAGATGTTGATGATCCGGTAGAGCTTGCTAAATATTATAATGCTCAGGGGGCAGATGAATTAGTGTTTTATGATATTACAGCTTCTTATGAAAAAAGGAATATACTTTTAGATGTAGTTGAAAGAACGGCAGAAGAAGTGTTTATTCCGTTTACAGTAGGTGGAGGTATAAGAACTATTGATGATTTTACTGCATTACTTAGGGCAGGAGCAGATAAAATTTCTATCAATTCAGCTGCAGTAAGAAGTCCTAATCTAATAAAGGAAGCTGCATTAAAGTTTGGCTCACAATGTGTCGTACTTTCAATTGATGCAAAAAGGATGGACGGAAAAGAAAGATGGAATGTTTTTATAAATGGAGGAAGACTTGATACGGGCCTTGATGCAATTGAATGGGCTAAACTCGGTGTTAGATTGGGAGCAGGAGAACTTGTAATAAATAGTATAGATGCTGATGGGGTAAAAAGAGGATATGATATTGAGTTAATTAAAATAATTTCTGAAGAAGTTAATGTTCCGGTTATTGCTTCTGGTGGTGCAGGAAAAAAGGAAGATTTTTATGAAGTGTTATATAAAGGGAAGGCCGATGCTGCATTAGCCGCTTCCGTATTTCATTTTAAAGAGATTCTTATACAGGATTTAAAAAAGTATTTAGATAAAAAAGGCATAGCGGTGAGAAAGGGATGA
- the hisC gene encoding histidinol-phosphate transaminase: MIELLVKKSILDLKPYIPNDYKYKYKMDANESPFNLPGNVLKSIIKNLQNLELNRYPDTDSRVLRREISKYIGVSFKNIIVGNGSDEMINIIINTFADKNDVVVSHFPTFVMYRLISKIAGVEYIDIPTDEDFNVDIDALIQTANDRGAKLIFLCSPNNPTGNLITKEEIIKVINATKSVVVVDEAYFEFGGKTIVQEVKNFSRLIVLRTLSKAFGAAGIRTGYLVAGDKIIERLNSVKLPYNLNTISQLIAIELLRNKSEILKRVQLINKERDKLYNEMKKIDGIKVYPSGANFILFRVDNGKKVFEGLLDRGVKVRFFSEGRLENHLRVTVGTQEENKVFIDVLKEVIKK; this comes from the coding sequence ATGATAGAGTTACTGGTAAAGAAAAGTATATTGGATTTAAAGCCGTATATACCTAATGATTATAAATATAAATATAAAATGGATGCTAATGAAAGTCCATTTAATTTGCCTGGTAATGTTTTGAAAAGTATTATAAAGAACTTACAAAACTTAGAATTAAACAGATATCCTGATACAGATAGTAGAGTATTGAGGAGAGAAATTTCAAAATATATAGGTGTAAGTTTTAAAAATATAATAGTAGGTAATGGTTCTGATGAGATGATTAATATAATAATCAATACTTTTGCTGATAAAAATGATGTTGTTGTATCTCACTTTCCTACATTTGTAATGTATAGACTTATAAGCAAAATTGCAGGTGTAGAGTATATAGATATACCTACGGATGAAGATTTTAACGTAGATATTGATGCCTTAATACAAACTGCTAATGATAGAGGGGCTAAACTGATATTTTTATGTTCGCCTAATAATCCAACGGGAAACCTTATAACAAAAGAAGAGATTATTAAAGTTATAAATGCAACTAAAAGTGTTGTAGTTGTCGATGAAGCATATTTTGAGTTTGGAGGAAAAACAATAGTACAGGAAGTAAAAAACTTCAGCAGGCTTATAGTGTTAAGAACATTATCTAAGGCTTTTGGAGCTGCTGGAATCAGGACAGGCTATCTGGTGGCTGGAGATAAGATTATAGAAAGACTAAATAGCGTTAAACTGCCGTATAACTTAAATACTATATCTCAACTTATAGCCATAGAGTTACTGAGGAATAAGAGTGAAATTTTAAAGAGAGTTCAATTGATAAATAAAGAAAGAGATAAATTGTACAATGAAATGAAAAAAATAGACGGAATAAAAGTTTATCCTTCGGGGGCAAATTTTATACTTTTTAGGGTAGATAACGGGAAAAAAGTCTTTGAAGGATTGCTAGATAGGGGAGTGAAGGTAAGATTTTTTAGCGAAGGTAGATTGGAAAATCATCTTAGAGTAACGGTAGGAACTCAAGAGGAGAATAAGGTTTTTATAGATGTATTAAAGGAAGTGATAAAAAAATGA
- the hisB gene encoding imidazoleglycerol-phosphate dehydratase HisB, producing the protein MRTSEKKRKTMETDIYLKLNIDGEGRSNIDTGIGFFNHMLNLFVRHGLFDLDLKCEGDLYVDGHHTIEDIGITLGEAFKDALGDKAGIKRYASVFTPMDECLSLVVLDISGRPYLSFDVNITREMVGDFDTELVEEFLRAFVNNSRITLHIKMINSGNTHHMIESIFKGFGRALDIATAIDDRIKGVMSTKGVI; encoded by the coding sequence ATGAGAACTTCGGAAAAAAAGAGAAAAACGATGGAAACAGATATATATTTAAAACTAAACATTGATGGTGAAGGAAGGAGCAATATAGATACGGGAATAGGTTTTTTTAACCATATGTTAAATCTTTTTGTTAGACACGGGTTATTTGATTTAGATTTAAAATGCGAAGGAGATTTATACGTTGATGGCCACCATACTATTGAAGATATTGGTATAACTTTGGGAGAAGCTTTTAAAGATGCTTTAGGAGATAAAGCGGGCATAAAAAGATATGCAAGTGTGTTTACCCCTATGGATGAGTGTCTGTCTTTAGTAGTATTGGATATTAGCGGAAGGCCTTATTTGTCTTTTGATGTAAATATTACAAGGGAAATGGTAGGAGATTTTGATACTGAACTTGTAGAAGAGTTTTTAAGAGCTTTTGTAAATAACAGTAGAATTACACTTCATATAAAAATGATAAATAGTGGGAATACTCATCACATGATAGAGTCAATTTTCAAAGGATTTGGCAGGGCATTAGATATTGCTACTGCTATAGATGATAGAATAAAAGGTGTTATGTCGACTAAGGGGGTTATATAA
- a CDS encoding FTR1 family protein, whose protein sequence is MFSSFLLIFREGLEAALIIGIILGYLAKINKQNLNKYVYGGAGFAVLASAVTAYLFEVLAGGFEGRSEEIFEGIIMLVAVVILTSMIIWMKNQSKGLKEDLHRKIDSAVSDNKVYGLASLAFLSVYREGVEVVLFFKALSSQVSWLSSLIGSIIGLIAAIAAAYIIFKTTIKLNLQQFFKVTGGLIILIAAGLFAHGIHELQEAHVIPIIVEHLYNINGILNEKGTIGSILKAMFGYNGNPSLIEVISYWTYLGVVGLKYFKNENIAKESA, encoded by the coding sequence ATGTTTAGTAGTTTTCTATTAATATTTAGAGAAGGTCTTGAAGCAGCATTAATTATCGGTATTATATTAGGTTATTTAGCTAAAATTAACAAACAAAACCTTAATAAATATGTATATGGTGGAGCTGGATTTGCAGTTTTAGCAAGTGCTGTTACTGCTTACTTATTTGAGGTGTTAGCAGGTGGGTTTGAAGGTAGAAGTGAAGAAATATTTGAAGGAATAATAATGCTTGTTGCAGTGGTGATACTTACTTCAATGATTATTTGGATGAAAAACCAGAGTAAAGGTCTAAAAGAAGACCTACATAGAAAGATAGACAGTGCTGTTAGTGACAATAAAGTGTATGGATTAGCATCACTTGCTTTCTTATCAGTATATAGAGAAGGTGTAGAAGTTGTATTGTTCTTTAAAGCACTATCAAGTCAAGTATCATGGTTAAGCTCTTTAATTGGTTCAATTATAGGGCTTATAGCAGCAATTGCTGCAGCATACATTATATTTAAGACTACAATAAAATTAAATTTACAACAATTCTTTAAGGTTACTGGAGGTTTAATAATATTAATTGCAGCAGGACTATTTGCTCATGGAATTCACGAGTTACAGGAAGCCCATGTTATTCCTATAATTGTTGAACATTTATATAATATAAATGGTATATTGAATGAAAAAGGAACTATAGGCTCAATATTAAAGGCTATGTTTGGATATAATGGCAATCCATCTTTAATTGAGGTAATCAGTTATTGGACTTATTTAGGAGTTGTAGGATTAAAGTATTTTAAAAATGAAAATATTGCAAAAGAAAGTGCTTAA
- the hisA gene encoding 1-(5-phosphoribosyl)-5-[(5-phosphoribosylamino)methylideneamino]imidazole-4-carboxamide isomerase, whose amino-acid sequence MIIFPAIDIKDGKCVRLRQGRFDDVTIYSDNPVEIAQKWEKEGCQYLHLVDLDGAIQGIPNNLELIKEIVSSVSIPVQIGGGIRSRKTVDVLFECGVERVIIGTLAVRNPELLEQLIRDYGNRIVVSIDANDGFVAVDGWINLSSINSIEFAKDLEKIGVKTIVYTDISKDGMMKGPNFKVYEELKKKVNINIIASGGISSAEDVKKLKEIGVYGCIVGKAIYSGAVKITELLKYQIVKD is encoded by the coding sequence ATGATAATATTTCCTGCTATTGATATAAAGGATGGAAAGTGTGTTAGGTTAAGACAAGGTCGATTTGATGATGTAACTATATATAGTGATAATCCAGTCGAAATTGCACAAAAGTGGGAGAAAGAAGGATGTCAATATCTGCATTTGGTAGATTTAGATGGTGCAATTCAGGGAATTCCTAATAATTTAGAATTAATTAAGGAAATAGTGAGTTCAGTAAGTATTCCAGTTCAGATAGGTGGTGGAATAAGAAGTAGAAAAACTGTTGACGTATTATTTGAATGTGGAGTTGAAAGGGTGATTATAGGAACTTTAGCAGTTAGAAATCCAGAACTTTTAGAACAATTAATAAGAGATTATGGTAATAGAATTGTAGTTTCTATAGATGCTAATGATGGTTTTGTAGCAGTTGACGGATGGATAAATTTAAGTTCTATTAATTCAATTGAATTTGCAAAGGATTTAGAAAAAATCGGTGTAAAAACAATCGTATATACAGATATATCAAAGGATGGAATGATGAAAGGACCTAACTTTAAAGTATATGAGGAATTAAAGAAAAAGGTTAATATTAATATAATTGCCTCAGGTGGAATTAGTAGCGCAGAAGATGTAAAAAAGTTAAAGGAAATAGGTGTTTATGGTTGTATAGTAGGAAAGGCCATCTATAGTGGAGCAGTAAAGATTACCGAACTGCTTAAATATCAGATAGTTAAGGATTAA
- the hisIE gene encoding bifunctional phosphoribosyl-AMP cyclohydrolase/phosphoribosyl-ATP diphosphatase HisIE, which produces MEFVEKIKFDFNGLVPAIVQDVETREVLMLAYMNKESLLKTIETGKTWFYSRSRKKLWNKGETSGNFQEIVDMYYDCDGDSILIKVKQKGVACHTGRYSCFYNKILETSALSNKDNIDKFVNYLYKLIEYRKNNPKEGSYTSYLFEKGLDKILKKIGEETSEVIIGAKNKSKEEVIYEISDLVYHILVLMVEMGVTVDDIKTELHKRHK; this is translated from the coding sequence ATGGAGTTTGTTGAGAAAATAAAGTTTGATTTCAACGGTTTGGTTCCAGCAATAGTACAGGATGTAGAAACTAGAGAAGTTTTAATGCTTGCATATATGAATAAAGAATCTTTACTAAAGACAATTGAAACGGGTAAAACATGGTTTTACAGTAGAAGTAGAAAAAAATTATGGAATAAGGGAGAAACGTCTGGTAATTTTCAAGAGATTGTGGATATGTATTATGATTGTGACGGTGATTCGATACTTATTAAAGTTAAGCAAAAGGGAGTAGCATGTCATACAGGGAGATACTCTTGTTTTTACAATAAGATTTTAGAAACTAGTGCTTTAAGTAATAAAGACAATATAGATAAGTTTGTTAATTATTTATACAAACTAATAGAATATAGGAAAAATAATCCAAAAGAAGGTTCGTATACGAGTTATTTATTTGAAAAAGGTTTAGATAAGATTCTAAAAAAAATAGGAGAAGAAACAAGTGAAGTTATAATTGGAGCTAAAAATAAAAGTAAAGAGGAAGTAATATATGAAATTTCTGACTTAGTGTATCATATTCTTGTTTTGATGGTAGAAATGGGAGTAACGGTAGACGATATCAAAACGGAGCTTCATAAAAGACATAAATAG